The following nucleotide sequence is from Candidatus Delongbacteria bacterium.
ATAAATGATTATGGTACAATTTTGATTCTTTCAGGGGAAGATAAAATTAAAGATAAGGTTTACGAAGATGCGGATTTTAACGAAAATCCATATCTCGATGGAAGAGTAATTATTACTATAGAAAAATAATGTTTAAAAAAGCAGATCTTTTGTTTTATGTATTACTTTGCTCGGTCTGGTATTTTTCTGTTTATGGACCATCCGAACAAAATGGTAGGTTTATTTCGGTGAGAATAGGTGATCAAGAACCAATCATTTTAGATTCAACTATTGATCTGGAGAGACATTTTCATGGTGAAAATTTTGATTTTACTCTGATAATTAAAGAAGGCAAGGTTCACATGGAAAAATCAGCCTGTAAAGATAAATTATGTGAGAAAATTGGTGAAATTGACAACAGAGATCATCAGTCAATTATATGTTTACCTCAAAAAATAATTATATCTTTCATTAAGGATGATACTGATGAAGTTCTCGATGGGATAACAGGATGAAATATGAGTTTTCTAGTAGAATATTCCCTATAGCGGCTATGGCATCTGTGGCATCTGTACTTCAGATACTTGAAATATTCTATGTTTTACCATTGCCATTTCTTAAGATTGGTTTAGCCAATGGAATAATCCTGTTTATGCTTTTCAAAGGTTTGTTTCTTGAGGCAATATTAGTTAATCTGATAAGAATTTTAGCGGGAGGATTTTTTAGTGGAAAAATATTCTCTTTACCGTTCGTATACTCATTTTCTGGAGGAATGACCAGTACTTTGATAATGCTGATTATTGTTTATTTTTTTAAAAAAAATCTTTCTGTTTTTCCAATAAGTATTGCAGGTGCTATCACCCATAATCTTACACAATTATATCTCGTTACTCTTACTTTCAATACTGGTTCAATTCCAACAAATATGGTAAATTTTACGTATATATTCAGCATCATCACAGGTTTGATAGTTGGATATTTTACCAATTCACTTCTCAAACTTGAAATTGAAATCTCTATAAAAAAAAATTAAGTTAAGTGAGCTTGGTTTATTTTACAGTTTTTATGTAGATACTAATTCTTCAATATATTATATTCAAGTCAAATGAAATGAGGAAAGAATGTTTGATCTTACAAAATATCCTACAATAGAAGAGATGATTATAGAAGTTCCGGGTAATAAACAAAAAGAGAGGGTTGACAAATACGTTCAGATTTTTCTAAAAAACGTAAGTCGTAATCGTGTACAAAATCTTGCTTTATTGGGTATGATAAGTGTTAATGATAAAGTTGTTAGATCTAATCATCAGATTAAACCTGGTGATAGGATTACTATTAAAATTCCTCGAGCTGAAAAAATTGATATTACTGCGGAAAACATTCCTATAGATTTCGTTTATCAGGATAAATATTTAGCCATAATAAATAAACAGGCAGGTCTTGTTGTTCATCCAACCTATTCTTCTCTCACTGGTACTCTCGTTAATGCTCTTATGTACCATTTTCGGGATGAACTTTCGAGTATAAATGGGGAATTAAGACCAGGAATTGTTCATAGATTGGATAAAGACACAACAGGATTGATGGTTGTGGCGAAGTCTGATTTGGTACACCAACCTCTTGCAGATCAATTTGCTGAGAAGACAGCAAGAAGAGAGTATATTGGCATCTGTATGGGAAAATTTGCTGAACCTAGTGGACGAATAGAAACATTGCTTACCAGATGGCAAAAAGATCGTCGAGTCATTGTTACTTCAGAATTTGAGGGCAAAGTTGCAATCACAAATTATGAAGTCTTGAAAGAGTATAATAAATTTTCTATTGTAAAATTTTTATTGGAAACAGGAAGAACTCATCAAATCAGGGCTCATATGAAGCATATCGGAAGACCTCTTTTTGGTGATCCAGTTTACAATGGAACCAATTTTAGAGTTTTAAATATGCCAAAAAATCAAGAAAAGCGATTTGAAGAAATGCTCGAAATTCTACCAAGACAAGCCCTACATGCAAGAAAATTGGAGCTAACTCACCCAATTACACAAAAAAGAATACAATTTGAAGCAGATATTCCACCAGATATGTTAAAAATTATTGCATTAATCGAAGAATATGATTATTAATACTATACACATAACAGTATTATAATCATAATATAAATCCGGAGGATTTGATGGTAGGTCTCGTTGAATGGATTGAGTGGAAAACTACAGACATCGATAAAACAGCAAATGTTTTAGAAAAATTATTTGGTTGGAAATTTGATAAATGGTCACCAGATTATTTTATGTTTCAGCCAGAAAAAGGAGCAGGAGTGGGCCTTATCAAACTTGATACGGTAAACGCTGGATATTCTCCTATAAATTATATAACTGTTGGATCAATTGATAAGACTATTGATGAGGCGAAAAATCTAGGTCTGATAATTAAGCTTCCTAAATCTGACATTCCTAATATTGGATGGCATTCTCTACTTCAGGACTATGATGGAAACGTTTTTGGTCTATTTGAAAGAATCAATAAATAAAATATAAATCCGGTAAATTTACCGGATTTTTTATACTATGAGAATAATATAAAACAATTTTTTTATTTTCTATAATTCCTATCTTCTAATATAAACATATCTAATGTCTGCAGTATCACTATAGTCATTATCTTTACAAATTTAGAAATTCAGTTAATTCTGGAAAAAAATGGATAATTTTTAAATATCAATATTTAATCATTGTTAACCAATTTTGTATTGTTTATAATTATTGAAAATTGGAGTTCTATCATGAATAATGAAATTGATATAAATGGAATGACATGTGCAGCTTGCAGTTCTAGAATTGAGAAAAGAGTTTCTAAAGAAAATGGAATAAACAGTATTTCAGTTAATCTACTTACCGGTAAGGCAAATATATCTTTTGATGAAAAAATTATTAGTATGCAAAAGATTACTGAGATTATAAACAAAATGGGTTTTGATGCTCAAGAAAAAAAAACCAGAGAAGTGACATTCGATATTGGAAAAATGACTTGTTCAGCTTGTAGTTCAAGAATAGAAAAAGTAGTCTCAAAGATTAACGGTGTTCGCAAAGTTAGGGTAAACTTAGCTGTGGAAACTGCAAATATTGAGTTTAATGATGATATAGATGAAAGCCAAATAATTGATAAAATTGAAAATCTAGGCTTTACAGCCGAAGTAAAAAAGGAGATTATTCATGAAAAGAAGGACGATACAAAAAATATCTTAATCTTTTCGACCATATTAACATTTCCATTTCTAATCGCAATGATAAGTATGTTTACTCCGTTTCATATCAAAATACTTCATAATGCCTGGCTTCAATTTGCTCTAGCAACTCCAGTTCAATTTATTGCAGGTTTTAGATTCTATAAAAAAGCATTTTTAGGTTTAAAATCTTTTACAATGGGAATGGATCTTTTGGTTGTTTTAGGAACAAGTGCTGCGTATTTTTTTAGTATCTACTCTGCTTTCATTTCAGATTTTGATCATGGACTATACTTTGAAGCATCAGCTATGCTGATAACTTTGATCCTTTTCGGTAAACATCTTGAAGCCAAAGCAAAGAAAAACACTTCCGAAGCTTTAAAAAAACTGATGAGTTTGGAAGCTAAAACTGCTATCATTTTAAAAAATGGTGTTGAAACAGAAGTTGAAGTCAAGGATCTTAAAAAAGGAGACGAAATAATTGTTAAACCAGGAGAAAAGATTGCTGTAGATGGTAGAGTCGTAAAAGGTTTTTCAGCTGTTGATGAAAGTATGCTAACAGGGGAGTCAATACCTGTTGAAAAAAAAATTGAAGATAGTGTAATTGGTGCAACAATAAATTTACATGGAACTATAAATTTCATAGCAGAAAAGACAGGTAAAGATACAGTGCTTCACAAAATAATTGAAGCTGTTGAAAAAGCTCAATCTGCGAAGCCACCCGTACAAAGACTTGCAGATGAAATTTCAGGGTATTTTGTTCCTGTCGTACTGGGCATTTCAGTCATAACTTTTATACTGTGGTATTTCATCGGAGATTCATTTACTGATGCTTTAGTAAATTCAGTTTCAGTTTTAGTAATTGCTTGTCCTTGTGCATTGGGTCTTGCAACGCCAACCGCAATTATGGTTGGGACTGGAGCTGCTGCAACCAAAGGAATATTGTTCAAAAATGGTGAATCACTGGAATCAATATGCAAAATCAATG
It contains:
- a CDS encoding NusG domain II-containing protein, which codes for MFKKADLLFYVLLCSVWYFSVYGPSEQNGRFISVRIGDQEPIILDSTIDLERHFHGENFDFTLIIKEGKVHMEKSACKDKLCEKIGEIDNRDHQSIICLPQKIIISFIKDDTDEVLDGITG
- a CDS encoding Gx transporter family protein, which gives rise to MKYEFSSRIFPIAAMASVASVLQILEIFYVLPLPFLKIGLANGIILFMLFKGLFLEAILVNLIRILAGGFFSGKIFSLPFVYSFSGGMTSTLIMLIIVYFFKKNLSVFPISIAGAITHNLTQLYLVTLTFNTGSIPTNMVNFTYIFSIITGLIVGYFTNSLLKLEIEISIKKN
- a CDS encoding RluA family pseudouridine synthase, whose translation is MFDLTKYPTIEEMIIEVPGNKQKERVDKYVQIFLKNVSRNRVQNLALLGMISVNDKVVRSNHQIKPGDRITIKIPRAEKIDITAENIPIDFVYQDKYLAIINKQAGLVVHPTYSSLTGTLVNALMYHFRDELSSINGELRPGIVHRLDKDTTGLMVVAKSDLVHQPLADQFAEKTARREYIGICMGKFAEPSGRIETLLTRWQKDRRVIVTSEFEGKVAITNYEVLKEYNKFSIVKFLLETGRTHQIRAHMKHIGRPLFGDPVYNGTNFRVLNMPKNQEKRFEEMLEILPRQALHARKLELTHPITQKRIQFEADIPPDMLKIIALIEEYDY
- the cadA gene encoding cadmium-translocating P-type ATPase; protein product: MNNEIDINGMTCAACSSRIEKRVSKENGINSISVNLLTGKANISFDEKIISMQKITEIINKMGFDAQEKKTREVTFDIGKMTCSACSSRIEKVVSKINGVRKVRVNLAVETANIEFNDDIDESQIIDKIENLGFTAEVKKEIIHEKKDDTKNILIFSTILTFPFLIAMISMFTPFHIKILHNAWLQFALATPVQFIAGFRFYKKAFLGLKSFTMGMDLLVVLGTSAAYFFSIYSAFISDFDHGLYFEASAMLITLILFGKHLEAKAKKNTSEALKKLMSLEAKTAIILKNGVETEVEVKDLKKGDEIIVKPGEKIAVDGRVVKGFSAVDESMLTGESIPVEKKIEDSVIGATINLHGTINFIAEKTGKDTVLHKIIEAVEKAQSAKPPVQRLADEISGYFVPVVLGISVITFILWYFIGDSFTDALVNSVSVLVIACPCALGLATPTAIMVGTGAAATKGILFKNGESLESICKINAIGVDKTGTITIGKPEVSEVITNENGSNFLTMVSSLENRSEHPLAKSIVSYAKSKKIALKDVTNFKNYPGDGVEGEVEGVKVKAGKANFIGINSENGKGSEVYVSFNGNYVGKIILKDQIKPTSLLSLEKLRLNGIKVYMLTGDSDNVSKSIGKLANFNDNEIFSSLKPEEKALKIRDLQRKGFYTAMAGDGINDAPALAASNLAIAMGNGTDIAMETSDVTIVKGDLELINSAVIVSRLTIRKIKQNLFWALIYNILGIPLAAFGFLNPIIAGTAMALSSVSVVSNSLLLKKEIEGKI